In Brevundimonas sp. SGAir0440, one DNA window encodes the following:
- a CDS encoding class I SAM-dependent methyltransferase, whose translation MAPVLSKTPETLVTSGWSDYALLDSGEGKKLERYGRYTVVRPEPQCFWSPRDPKAFENATATFDPQQEEEDSGRWRFDKHGPIDAFPLKWRDVKFTGRFTPFRHLAFFPEQAANWEWLDGRVRDFTGSSGRAPKILNLFGYTGVASLAAAAAGAEVTHVDASKKSVAYARENAEQSGLAQHPIRWIVEDARKYVAREVRRGSKYDGIILDPPKYGRGPTGEVWRLFEDMPGLLKDCAALLADDADFLLLNAYAARVSGLSLAHLMVEATQDRGGRIDWGELALSEDGPNARAIGLSFFARWSR comes from the coding sequence ATGGCGCCCGTCCTTTCCAAAACTCCCGAAACCCTCGTGACCTCCGGCTGGTCCGACTATGCCCTGCTGGATAGCGGCGAAGGCAAGAAGCTGGAACGCTATGGCCGCTACACCGTCGTCCGACCCGAGCCGCAGTGTTTCTGGTCGCCCCGCGATCCAAAAGCCTTCGAAAACGCGACGGCGACGTTCGATCCGCAGCAGGAGGAGGAAGACAGCGGTCGCTGGCGGTTCGACAAGCACGGCCCCATCGACGCCTTCCCTTTGAAATGGCGCGATGTGAAATTCACCGGCCGTTTCACCCCGTTCCGCCACCTCGCCTTCTTCCCTGAACAGGCGGCCAACTGGGAATGGCTGGACGGGCGGGTGCGGGACTTCACAGGTTCGTCCGGCCGTGCGCCGAAGATCCTGAACCTGTTCGGCTATACCGGCGTCGCCAGTCTGGCCGCGGCCGCCGCAGGCGCAGAGGTTACCCACGTCGACGCCTCCAAGAAGTCGGTCGCCTACGCGCGCGAGAACGCCGAACAGTCGGGGCTGGCCCAGCACCCGATCCGGTGGATCGTCGAGGACGCTCGCAAATACGTCGCCCGCGAAGTTCGTCGCGGATCGAAATACGACGGGATCATCCTGGATCCCCCCAAATACGGGCGCGGCCCCACGGGGGAAGTCTGGCGCCTGTTCGAGGACATGCCGGGTCTGCTCAAGGACTGCGCCGCCCTGCTGGCAGACGATGCCGACTTCCTGCTGCTGAACGCCTATGCGGCCCGTGTGTCCGGCCTGTCCCTGGCGCATCTGATGGTCGAAGCGACCCAGGATCGCGGCGGCCGCATCGACTGGGGCGAACTGGCCCTGTCCGAAGACGGCCCGAACGCCCGCGCCATCGGCCTGTCCTTCTTCGCGCGGTGGAGCCGATGA
- the dapA gene encoding 4-hydroxy-tetrahydrodipicolinate synthase yields the protein MNAPLFKGVITALITPLRDGNVDEAAFAKLLERQIAAGVHGVVPMGTTGEGASMDLDEHKHVIELCVRLTAGRVAVIAGTGSPYTKEAIDLTRHAKTVGADGALIVTPYYIRPSQAGMAAHFEAVADAVQLPILLYNVPGRTGSDLSNETVARLAAHPNIVGIKDATGDMSRVSWMRANIDGQFDLISGDDPSYLGYHAHGGVGLISVASNVAPEAMVALHNAMTAGDYATARDWQDRLISLCKALFLDNSPAPTKYALAKLGLCNEEARLPLSPTSDAVKPFIDRAMAAAGVV from the coding sequence ATGAACGCCCCCTTGTTCAAGGGCGTGATCACCGCCCTGATCACACCACTTCGTGACGGAAACGTGGACGAAGCCGCATTCGCCAAACTGCTCGAGCGTCAGATCGCCGCAGGGGTCCACGGCGTCGTTCCGATGGGCACGACGGGCGAGGGCGCCAGCATGGATCTGGATGAGCACAAGCACGTCATCGAACTGTGCGTGCGTCTGACGGCCGGGCGCGTCGCCGTCATTGCGGGCACCGGATCGCCCTATACCAAGGAAGCCATCGACCTGACCCGCCACGCCAAGACGGTGGGCGCGGACGGGGCTTTGATCGTCACGCCCTATTATATTCGCCCGTCGCAGGCGGGCATGGCGGCGCATTTCGAAGCGGTGGCCGACGCGGTTCAACTGCCGATTCTGCTGTACAATGTGCCGGGCCGGACGGGGTCCGATCTGTCCAATGAGACCGTGGCGAGGCTGGCGGCCCACCCGAACATCGTCGGCATCAAGGACGCCACGGGCGACATGAGCCGTGTCAGCTGGATGCGCGCGAACATCGATGGTCAGTTCGACCTGATCTCGGGCGACGACCCCAGCTATCTCGGCTACCACGCCCATGGCGGAGTCGGCCTGATCTCGGTGGCGTCCAATGTCGCGCCGGAGGCCATGGTCGCCTTGCACAATGCGATGACCGCCGGCGATTATGCGACAGCTCGCGACTGGCAGGACCGGCTGATCAGTCTTTGCAAGGCGCTGTTCCTGGACAACTCGCCCGCGCCGACCAAATACGCTCTGGCCAAGCTTGGCTTGTGCAACGAGGAGGCGCGCCTTCCGCTGTCGCCGACCTCCGATGCGGTCAAACCGTTCATCGACCGCGCCATGGCGGCGGCGGGCGTCGTCTGA
- a CDS encoding glycosyltransferase family 2 protein, with protein sequence MTLLILSSVVALIRWPETAFDVALVLFQAAFVVCALWKTVIGIASLRRPAPVPRPIEWPHYTILAALYDEAAVTPQLIANLSRIDYPAHRLEAFIVLEAHDEATLAAAQATPKPPWLKILIAPPGSPQTKPRALNYALGHARGDLVTIYDAEDRPHPQQLRQAAARFVAQPRLGCLQAPLRIRASGKPGSRFLDRQFAFEYAALFEVTLPGMARLGLPFPLGGTSNHIRMTALRGAGGWDAHNVTEDADLGFRLWSMGWKLGVIDSPTWETPPGAMDRWLPQRTRWLKGYMQTWGVHTRRPKALGRRGSLSLIMTLGAAILSAAAHAPTLAWLVLAVAVWALSGVLPPLPGGSLGVLALGVIAAWMSCAAGARRAGLNYQLGDVLAAPAYWALLSLAFVHAAWRLAVEPHVWDKTPHDRDDQMPELTVVAPDAGREAA encoded by the coding sequence TTGACCCTGCTTATCCTGAGCTCCGTCGTGGCGCTGATCCGCTGGCCGGAAACCGCTTTCGACGTCGCCTTGGTGTTGTTCCAAGCCGCCTTCGTCGTGTGCGCGCTGTGGAAGACCGTCATCGGCATCGCCAGCCTGCGACGCCCCGCCCCTGTCCCGCGTCCGATCGAATGGCCGCACTACACCATTCTGGCGGCGCTTTACGATGAGGCGGCGGTGACGCCGCAACTGATCGCCAACCTCAGCCGGATCGACTATCCGGCGCACAGATTGGAGGCCTTCATCGTGTTGGAGGCGCATGATGAGGCCACCCTGGCCGCAGCCCAGGCGACGCCAAAACCGCCGTGGCTGAAAATCCTGATCGCCCCTCCGGGCAGTCCTCAAACCAAGCCGCGCGCTTTGAACTACGCCTTGGGTCACGCTCGGGGCGATCTGGTCACCATCTATGACGCAGAGGATCGACCGCATCCGCAACAGCTCCGCCAGGCGGCGGCGCGCTTCGTCGCCCAGCCGCGATTGGGTTGTCTCCAGGCGCCGCTGCGTATCCGAGCATCTGGAAAGCCTGGCTCCCGGTTTCTGGATCGGCAGTTCGCCTTCGAATATGCGGCCCTGTTTGAAGTGACCCTGCCGGGCATGGCGCGGCTGGGTCTGCCCTTCCCCCTGGGCGGTACCAGCAATCATATCCGCATGACGGCGCTGCGTGGCGCCGGCGGTTGGGACGCGCACAATGTCACCGAGGACGCGGACCTGGGCTTCCGCCTGTGGTCGATGGGCTGGAAGCTCGGCGTCATCGACAGTCCGACGTGGGAGACGCCGCCGGGCGCAATGGACCGCTGGCTGCCCCAGCGCACTCGGTGGCTGAAAGGTTATATGCAGACTTGGGGCGTTCATACGCGGCGTCCAAAAGCCTTGGGCCGACGCGGAAGCTTGTCGCTGATCATGACCTTGGGCGCGGCGATCCTGTCGGCGGCCGCCCATGCCCCGACGCTGGCCTGGCTGGTTCTAGCCGTCGCCGTCTGGGCGCTTTCCGGCGTCTTGCCGCCCCTGCCCGGTGGCTCGCTGGGCGTGCTGGCGCTCGGAGTCATCGCCGCCTGGATGAGCTGTGCGGCCGGGGCGCGACGCGCCGGGCTCAATTACCAGCTGGGCGATGTGCTGGCTGCGCCGGCCTATTGGGCGCTCCTCAGCCTGGCCTTCGTCCATGCGGCCTGGCGGCTGGCGGTCGAACCGCACGTCTGGGACAAGACCCCGCACGATCGCGACGATCAGATGCCGGAATTGACCGTCGTGGCGCCGGACGCTGGACGCGAGGCGGCCTGA
- a CDS encoding ABC transporter substrate-binding protein produces MKRICVALAALAFSSSAAQARPLRIMALDQCADQYVLALAPDADIALSPRADDPDAWLRQQAVGHKRLRPTLEAAVGFQPDVVVRYWGGEPRLLAALAQRGVKVATIDDAVNLEGVRRNIQTVARDLDQIQRGQALEQRMDAKLTKAAPVKRTAEAPGAVYLTSGGFTAGPSTLIDAMMRAAGFRNLTAAPGFGALSVERIAMNPPVRFVLGFFDQLRADLRGPGRHPVVARAAEGRTAARLPAATLTCPAWFAADAVEMMAKGRP; encoded by the coding sequence ATGAAGCGTATCTGCGTCGCCTTGGCGGCTTTGGCTTTCAGCAGCAGCGCGGCTCAGGCCAGACCCTTGCGGATCATGGCGCTGGACCAGTGCGCCGACCAATATGTACTGGCTCTAGCGCCGGATGCGGACATCGCACTATCGCCGCGCGCCGACGATCCTGACGCCTGGCTGCGTCAGCAGGCGGTCGGTCACAAGCGTTTGCGTCCGACGCTTGAGGCCGCCGTGGGTTTTCAGCCTGACGTCGTGGTGCGCTATTGGGGCGGCGAACCGCGCCTGCTGGCAGCGCTGGCGCAGCGCGGGGTCAAGGTGGCCACGATCGATGACGCGGTCAACCTAGAGGGCGTGCGCCGGAACATCCAAACCGTCGCGCGCGATCTGGATCAAATTCAGCGCGGGCAGGCGTTAGAGCAACGGATGGACGCCAAGCTGACGAAGGCGGCGCCGGTGAAGCGCACGGCTGAGGCGCCGGGGGCCGTGTATCTGACATCGGGGGGCTTCACCGCGGGGCCAAGCACGCTGATCGATGCAATGATGCGGGCGGCCGGATTTCGCAATCTCACAGCCGCGCCCGGTTTTGGCGCTCTCAGCGTCGAGCGGATCGCGATGAATCCTCCGGTGCGATTTGTGCTCGGCTTCTTCGATCAGCTGCGCGCCGACCTGCGCGGACCGGGGCGGCATCCGGTTGTCGCGCGAGCGGCCGAGGGTCGAACGGCGGCGCGCCTGCCCGCCGCGACCTTGACCTGCCCGGCCTGGTTCGCAGCCGACGCGGTTGAGATGATGGCCAAGGGGCGGCCGTGA
- a CDS encoding RNA methyltransferase, with product MSARDEYRVITSLTNDTVKGVRALHMRKERDLTGTFLAEGLKFIGEALDQGRAPRMLLVGEDARPHPLLDRAKAATLKAGGEVIVVTHAILEKISRRDNPQTVLGVFEQAYAPLDSLNPASAPCWVALEQVRDPGNLGTIIRTADAAGCGGVILIGDCVDPYSVEAVRATMGSVFAVSITKATPEAFLIWRKTWPGSVVGTRLDAKVSHRSAVMQRPSLILMGNEQAGLTDGLAAACDVNVKIPMRGRADSLNLAIATGIMVYAATEEA from the coding sequence ATGAGCGCCCGAGACGAATATCGCGTCATCACCTCCTTGACCAACGACACGGTCAAGGGCGTCCGCGCCCTGCATATGCGTAAGGAACGCGACCTGACGGGGACCTTCCTGGCCGAGGGCCTGAAGTTCATCGGCGAGGCGCTGGACCAGGGGCGCGCGCCCCGCATGCTACTGGTCGGTGAGGACGCCCGGCCTCATCCGCTGCTTGACCGCGCCAAGGCGGCCACGCTCAAGGCCGGCGGCGAAGTCATCGTCGTCACCCACGCCATCCTCGAGAAGATTAGCCGCCGCGACAATCCACAGACCGTGCTCGGCGTGTTCGAACAGGCCTATGCGCCTCTCGACAGCCTGAACCCCGCCTCGGCGCCCTGCTGGGTCGCGCTGGAGCAGGTGCGCGATCCCGGCAATCTGGGCACCATCATCCGCACGGCGGACGCGGCCGGTTGCGGCGGGGTCATCCTGATCGGCGATTGCGTCGATCCCTATTCTGTCGAGGCCGTGCGCGCGACCATGGGCTCGGTCTTCGCCGTCTCGATCACCAAGGCGACGCCCGAGGCTTTCCTGATCTGGCGCAAGACCTGGCCCGGCAGCGTCGTCGGCACCCGACTGGACGCCAAGGTCAGTCACCGCTCGGCCGTCATGCAACGGCCGTCGCTGATCCTGATGGGCAATGAACAGGCGGGCCTGACCGACGGTCTGGCCGCCGCCTGCGACGTCAACGTCAAGATCCCGATGCGCGGCCGAGCCGACAGCCTGAACCTGGCCATCGCCACCGGCATCATGGTCTATGCCGCGACGGAGGAAGCCTAG
- the smpB gene encoding SsrA-binding protein SmpB, giving the protein MAPKPQSKSKVIAENRRARFDYFLEDNIEAGIQLLGTEIKALRDGRANIAESYASVEGREIVLINADIPPYKQANRFNHEPRRPRKLLLHRKQIDKLMGAVQRDGQTIIPLKLYLNDAGKAKLEIALAKGKKLHDKREASAERDWQRDKARLMRDKG; this is encoded by the coding sequence ATGGCGCCCAAGCCGCAATCGAAGTCCAAGGTCATCGCCGAAAACCGCCGCGCGCGGTTCGACTATTTCCTGGAAGACAATATCGAGGCCGGGATCCAGCTGCTGGGCACCGAGATCAAGGCGCTGCGTGACGGCCGGGCCAATATCGCCGAAAGCTATGCGTCCGTCGAAGGGCGCGAGATTGTGCTGATCAACGCCGACATCCCGCCGTACAAACAGGCGAACCGCTTCAACCACGAGCCGCGCCGACCGCGTAAGCTGCTGCTGCACAGAAAGCAGATCGACAAGCTGATGGGGGCGGTCCAGCGCGACGGCCAGACCATCATTCCGCTGAAGCTCTATCTGAACGATGCGGGCAAGGCGAAGCTGGAGATCGCGTTGGCCAAGGGCAAGAAGCTGCACGACAAGCGCGAGGCCTCGGCCGAACGCGACTGGCAGCGCGACAAGGCCCGCCTGATGCGCGACAAGGGCTGA
- a CDS encoding lytic transglycosylase domain-containing protein, giving the protein MIATSLAAALAVLAPNPQDALPTQPVPYASASSSVPGYSATYQGRVLNDQDTALFRQGLAAARARDVFGAQSAMSQIRDASARKLVEWALIDTSGEQLSYSDLARGQSDLAGWPRGESRRAAAEKVLDRSGMGADAALALMSDGKPTTVEGAIAYASALQQRGRQDEARALVRDWWRTRSFDDSPQSRILSQWGSWLTPADHEARLNMLLLGPHGPATRSMINLVSPDRAAIANTVITLRSAYSPDAVIANLTPAQAADPAVVLERVRLLRSQNRQSEGFALLANLPPAPGHTTGDNTLWSERRNYFLDALQQGNWRAAYDAMNGHGFTSGDRMVDAEFFAGWVALTKLNQPEVAARHFEALRTASSTPITQGRAYYWLGRAAEARGERDAALAYYRNGAQHWQTFYGQLAAEKAGMTTLQLPGEPVPSQADISRFEGNEIVRATRILGETGEMSLLRVFAYQLDNDLPTINDLALLMDLSRGYGEGFTAMMVGRAASQRGFVMPERMYPVRVPPQVAGAAPLEFTQAITRQESSFDPRARSGADARGMMQFLPSTASGVARRLGMSYSAEQLWDPDYNMTLGSYHLGELMAANNGSMLLATVGYNAGPARPSQWIARCGDPRGDAIKTIDFIECAPFTETRNYMMRVMENMAVYKARLNGGTAPLTPSADISRGSAAGARPYIAY; this is encoded by the coding sequence ATGATCGCGACCAGTCTGGCGGCGGCCCTCGCCGTCCTTGCGCCGAACCCGCAGGACGCCCTGCCCACCCAGCCTGTGCCCTATGCCTCGGCGTCTTCGTCCGTGCCCGGCTATTCGGCGACTTATCAGGGCCGCGTCCTGAATGATCAGGACACGGCGCTGTTTCGTCAGGGGCTGGCGGCGGCCCGTGCGCGCGACGTGTTCGGCGCCCAGTCCGCCATGTCGCAGATCAGGGACGCCTCGGCTCGCAAGCTGGTCGAATGGGCGTTGATCGACACCTCGGGCGAGCAGCTGTCCTACTCGGACCTCGCGCGCGGTCAATCGGATCTGGCGGGATGGCCGCGCGGCGAATCAAGACGGGCCGCCGCCGAAAAGGTGCTGGACCGCTCCGGCATGGGCGCGGACGCGGCCTTGGCCCTGATGTCCGACGGCAAGCCGACGACGGTCGAGGGGGCCATCGCCTACGCCTCCGCGCTGCAGCAGCGCGGCCGCCAGGATGAGGCGCGCGCCCTGGTCCGCGACTGGTGGCGCACACGCTCCTTCGACGACTCGCCGCAGTCGCGTATCCTCAGCCAATGGGGCTCTTGGTTGACGCCCGCCGATCACGAGGCGCGGCTGAACATGCTGCTGCTCGGTCCGCACGGACCGGCGACGCGCAGCATGATCAATCTGGTCTCGCCGGATCGCGCCGCCATCGCCAACACGGTGATCACCCTTCGCTCGGCCTACAGCCCCGACGCCGTCATCGCCAATCTGACGCCGGCCCAGGCGGCCGATCCGGCGGTCGTGCTGGAGCGCGTGCGCCTTCTGCGTTCGCAAAATCGTCAGTCCGAAGGCTTTGCGCTGCTGGCCAATCTTCCGCCGGCGCCGGGCCACACGACCGGCGACAACACCCTGTGGAGCGAGCGCCGCAACTACTTCCTCGACGCCCTTCAGCAGGGCAACTGGCGCGCAGCCTATGACGCCATGAACGGTCACGGCTTCACCTCGGGCGACCGGATGGTGGACGCCGAGTTCTTCGCCGGCTGGGTCGCCCTGACCAAGCTGAACCAGCCCGAGGTCGCCGCCCGCCATTTCGAAGCCCTGCGCACGGCCTCGTCCACCCCGATCACCCAGGGCCGCGCCTACTATTGGCTGGGTCGGGCCGCCGAGGCTCGCGGCGAACGCGACGCCGCCCTCGCCTACTATCGCAACGGCGCCCAGCATTGGCAGACCTTCTACGGTCAGCTTGCGGCCGAGAAGGCGGGGATGACAACCCTTCAGCTGCCGGGCGAACCTGTGCCGTCACAGGCGGACATCTCCCGTTTCGAAGGCAATGAGATCGTACGAGCCACGCGCATCTTGGGCGAGACCGGCGAGATGAGCCTCCTTCGCGTCTTCGCCTATCAGCTCGACAATGACCTGCCGACCATCAACGACCTGGCCCTGCTGATGGACCTGTCGCGCGGCTATGGCGAGGGTTTCACCGCCATGATGGTGGGCCGCGCCGCCAGCCAGCGGGGCTTCGTCATGCCCGAGCGGATGTATCCGGTCCGCGTGCCGCCCCAGGTCGCCGGCGCCGCGCCGCTGGAATTCACCCAGGCGATCACACGCCAGGAATCCAGCTTCGATCCCCGCGCCCGCTCCGGCGCCGATGCGCGCGGCATGATGCAGTTTCTGCCGTCCACGGCCTCGGGCGTCGCCCGCCGTCTGGGCATGAGCTATTCCGCCGAGCAGTTGTGGGATCCCGACTACAACATGACCCTGGGCAGCTATCACCTGGGCGAACTGATGGCCGCGAATAACGGTTCCATGTTGCTGGCGACGGTTGGCTACAACGCCGGGCCGGCACGCCCCAGCCAGTGGATCGCCCGATGCGGCGACCCGCGCGGCGATGCGATCAAGACCATCGACTTCATCGAGTGCGCGCCCTTCACCGAGACGCGCAACTATATGATGCGGGTGATGGAGAACATGGCGGTCTACAAGGCCCGCCTGAACGGCGGCACAGCGCCGCTGACGCCGTCGGCCGACATTTCGCGCGGATCGGCGGCCGGCGCGCGGCCCTATATCGCCTACTGA
- a CDS encoding TetR/AcrR family transcriptional regulator, with amino-acid sequence MSEPSNASRTTRKPKGEGHSRRGEILAAAERIFVEHGYEGATIRKIADEVGLSSTALYMHFPDKGAILQEICRDAFARLIASNAAVADEAAPPEQRLRRMIEGYIDFGFAHPNAYRLIYLTRPVEAREGAQDAARELGSSLFTTLEATVGDAVTAGRMKGDSATIAQAIWAAAHGIVSLMITKPYFPWSDRQALVRTTLDALFAGLIEG; translated from the coding sequence TTGTCTGAACCCTCGAACGCCTCGCGCACGACCCGAAAGCCCAAGGGCGAAGGCCATTCGCGGCGGGGCGAAATCCTGGCGGCGGCCGAGCGCATCTTCGTCGAGCACGGCTACGAAGGCGCGACGATTCGCAAGATCGCGGACGAGGTCGGGCTGTCGTCGACGGCACTCTATATGCATTTCCCGGACAAGGGCGCGATCCTGCAGGAAATCTGCCGTGACGCCTTCGCCCGGTTGATCGCATCAAACGCCGCCGTCGCCGATGAGGCCGCGCCGCCTGAGCAGCGGCTGCGGCGGATGATCGAAGGGTATATCGACTTCGGTTTCGCTCATCCCAACGCCTATCGCCTGATCTATCTGACCCGGCCGGTCGAGGCGCGAGAGGGCGCCCAGGACGCGGCGCGCGAGCTCGGCTCCAGCCTGTTCACGACATTGGAAGCGACCGTCGGGGATGCCGTGACGGCCGGCCGCATGAAGGGCGATTCCGCCACGATCGCCCAGGCGATCTGGGCTGCGGCGCATGGGATCGTGTCTCTGATGATCACCAAGCCCTATTTTCCTTGGTCCGACCGGCAGGCGCTGGTTCGCACGACACTGGACGCCCTGTTCGCCGGTCTGATCGAAGGATGA
- a CDS encoding ABC transporter ATP-binding protein, translating to MSLLSLAKVQARLGKAVVLDGVSVSVAAGEVVALCGPNGAGKSSAIRAAAGLLATTGGQIRLGGADIVDLSHRQRAERVAYLPQERRIAWNLPAVEVAALGAPFLSGADALARARAALDEVGAGHLADRGVAEMSGGERARVLLARALVVDAPLLLADEPIAGLDPDAQRLVLGRLRARADDGAGVLVSLHDLTLAATVADRVVVLDRGRVVADAPPIQALSPAVLREVFGLDGEWIEGPNGPLLAARRAQ from the coding sequence GTGAGCCTGTTGTCGCTAGCAAAGGTTCAGGCGCGGTTGGGCAAGGCCGTCGTGCTGGATGGGGTGAGCGTGTCGGTTGCGGCGGGCGAGGTCGTGGCCCTGTGCGGACCAAACGGCGCGGGCAAGAGCAGCGCCATCCGCGCCGCTGCGGGCCTCTTGGCCACGACCGGCGGACAAATCAGGTTGGGCGGCGCGGACATCGTCGATCTGTCCCATCGCCAGCGGGCGGAACGCGTCGCCTATTTGCCGCAGGAACGGCGCATCGCCTGGAACCTACCAGCGGTGGAGGTGGCGGCGCTCGGCGCACCGTTTCTGTCAGGCGCGGATGCGCTGGCGCGCGCGCGAGCCGCTCTGGACGAAGTCGGCGCCGGTCATCTGGCGGACCGGGGCGTTGCTGAAATGTCAGGCGGCGAGCGTGCCCGGGTTCTGCTGGCGCGCGCCCTTGTCGTCGATGCGCCGCTGCTTTTGGCCGACGAGCCGATCGCGGGGCTGGACCCGGATGCGCAGCGCCTGGTGCTGGGGCGCCTGAGGGCGCGTGCTGACGATGGGGCAGGGGTGCTGGTCAGTCTTCACGACCTGACCCTGGCCGCGACCGTGGCGGATCGGGTCGTGGTTCTGGATCGGGGACGCGTAGTCGCTGACGCCCCACCGATCCAGGCCCTGTCGCCCGCCGTCCTGCGCGAGGTCTTCGGGCTGGACGGCGAGTGGATCGAGGGGCCGAACGGGCCGCTGCTGGCGGCCCGCCGGGCTCAGTAG
- a CDS encoding uracil-DNA glycosylase codes for MNLTPEPPRDCPLCPRLVAYRQENARQNPDWWNGPAASFGDPNARLLIAGLAPGRTGANRTGRPFTGDHAGWLLYDTLKKAGFANGHYDPDGDDDLTLTDCMITNAVRCAPPGNKPLPIEETTCRPFLIDRLKLLPNLKVIVTLGDVSRRNILKAFGRPASAMPAGHGAQGEAGGYVILNSYHCSRLNTNTGRLTPQMFEDIFARARTLIEA; via the coding sequence ATGAACCTGACGCCCGAACCGCCCCGCGACTGCCCATTGTGCCCGCGCCTGGTCGCCTATCGTCAGGAGAATGCGCGCCAGAATCCAGACTGGTGGAACGGGCCGGCCGCCTCGTTCGGCGATCCGAACGCGCGTCTGCTGATCGCCGGCCTTGCGCCCGGCCGGACCGGCGCCAACCGGACAGGACGGCCCTTCACCGGCGATCACGCCGGCTGGCTGCTGTACGACACCCTGAAGAAGGCCGGCTTTGCGAATGGCCATTACGATCCCGACGGCGACGATGACCTGACGCTGACGGACTGCATGATCACCAATGCGGTCCGGTGCGCCCCGCCCGGCAACAAGCCTCTGCCGATCGAGGAGACGACCTGCCGTCCCTTCCTGATCGACAGGCTCAAGCTGTTGCCCAATCTGAAGGTGATCGTGACCCTGGGCGACGTCTCGCGCCGCAACATCCTGAAAGCGTTCGGACGGCCTGCGTCAGCGATGCCGGCGGGTCACGGCGCGCAGGGCGAAGCCGGCGGCTACGTCATTCTGAACAGCTATCACTGCTCTCGACTGAACACGAACACCGGTCGCCTGACGCCGCAGATGTTCGAGGACATCTTCGCGCGCGCACGAACCCTGATCGAGGCCTGA
- a CDS encoding iron ABC transporter permease produces MNRTVRLCLILTGFIVAALALAVLAGETAFSVDQYAAAFSDPTSGPAEVLWQVRAPRAVCALIVGAALGLAGAVMQGLLRNPLADPGVLGVSATAALGAALAIVLGAAAVPGLVEVSALAGAALAGGLLIVASRAMRAPEALILFGVALSSFAGAATALIFNLSPSPIASAEVMSWLLGSVQNRSWVDVAWVTPTVIVSGVFAALSGAGLRMLTLGDEGAAASGLNMGRLRAFALIAAALATGAAVAVAGVIGFVGLAAPHLVRAAVRGDAKRILAPSALAGGLMLILADLLARLTPTDQELKLGVFTALIGAPLFALIAWRAAREWRL; encoded by the coding sequence GTGAACAGAACGGTTCGGCTGTGCCTGATCCTGACCGGTTTCATCGTCGCGGCGCTGGCTCTGGCGGTGTTGGCCGGCGAGACGGCGTTCAGCGTCGATCAGTATGCGGCGGCCTTCAGCGATCCGACATCCGGTCCGGCCGAGGTGCTGTGGCAGGTGCGGGCGCCGCGCGCCGTCTGCGCCCTGATCGTCGGCGCGGCCCTGGGTTTGGCAGGGGCGGTGATGCAGGGGCTGTTGCGCAATCCGCTGGCTGATCCCGGCGTGTTGGGCGTGTCGGCGACGGCGGCCCTGGGCGCGGCGCTGGCGATCGTCCTTGGCGCTGCGGCCGTGCCGGGACTGGTCGAGGTGTCGGCCCTGGCGGGCGCGGCCCTGGCGGGCGGACTGTTGATCGTGGCGTCCAGGGCCATGCGGGCGCCTGAGGCCCTGATCCTGTTCGGGGTGGCTCTGTCCAGTTTCGCAGGCGCGGCGACGGCCTTGATCTTCAACCTGTCACCGTCGCCCATCGCCTCGGCCGAGGTCATGTCCTGGCTGCTGGGATCGGTGCAGAACCGAAGCTGGGTCGATGTGGCCTGGGTGACGCCGACCGTCATCGTCTCGGGCGTCTTCGCTGCCCTGTCGGGCGCCGGTCTGCGGATGCTGACCCTGGGCGACGAGGGGGCGGCGGCGTCCGGACTGAATATGGGACGGTTGAGGGCCTTCGCCCTGATCGCGGCGGCCTTGGCCACGGGGGCGGCGGTGGCAGTGGCGGGCGTGATCGGGTTCGTGGGCCTAGCCGCGCCGCATCTGGTGCGGGCGGCCGTGCGGGGTGATGCGAAGCGAATCCTGGCGCCCTCGGCGCTGGCGGGCGGGCTGATGCTGATCTTGGCGGACCTGTTGGCGCGACTGACGCCGACGGATCAGGAACTGAAGCTGGGCGTGTTCACCGCCCTGATCGGCGCGCCCCTGTTCGCCCTGATCGCTTGGCGCGCGGCGCGGGAGTGGCGGCTGTGA